The following are encoded together in the Juglans microcarpa x Juglans regia isolate MS1-56 chromosome 2D, Jm3101_v1.0, whole genome shotgun sequence genome:
- the LOC121250462 gene encoding glucan endo-1,3-beta-glucosidase 8 encodes MARAMFILWSFSAILVGSANLTAGVPVGVNWGSQASHPLLPGIVVRMLNDNGIKKVKLFDADAWTISAFAGSGIEVMVGIPNSQLHDLASSLDNARDWVQKNITRHIRNDNGGVEIRYVGVGNEPFLTSYNGSYMKTTFPALQHIQKALDGAGFGDKIKATIPINADVYESRSNIPSEGNFRKDIHDLMVQIVRFLHENKAPFMVNIYPFLSLYQNSKFPLDFAFFDGGSQPIQDKNLQYTNVFDANFDTLVWTLKKNGVEDLEIIVGEVGWPTDGDKNASPKLAKRFYDGLLKKLANKKGTPLRPEPLQVYLFGLFDEDMKSIAPGGFERHWGIFRYDGQPKFEIDFTGQGKDKIPIGALGVLYLDRQWCVLKKDSVKKMSEVGAEVDYACANSDCTSLTYGSSCNNLDMQGNISYAFNMYYQMQDQSVEACKFNGLAEIVQQNASQGNCLFPIQIQSAGERTRLSYGASILVGLLLILFSLVL; translated from the exons ATGGCACGAGCCATGTTCATTTTGTGGAGCTTTTCTGCAATATTGGTGGGCTCAGCTAACCTTACTGCAGGAGTACCCGTAGGCGTAAATTGGGGTTCCCAGGCATCACACCCTTTGCTTCCCGGCATTGTGGTTCGTATGCTAAATGACAATGGCATAAAAAAAGTGAAGCTTTTCGATGCTGATGCTTGGACAATCAGTGCCTTTGCCGGATCCGGCATCGAGGTCATGGTCGGTATCCCTAATAGCCAATTGCACGACCTGGCCAGCAGCCTTGATAATGCCAGAGATTGGGTCCAAAAGAATATCACAAGACATATTCGCAATGATAATGGTGGCGTCGAGATAag GTATGTTGGTGTCGGAAATGAGCCATTCTTGACGAGTTACAATGGAAGCTATATGAAGACTACTTTCCCGGCATTACAACACATTCAGAAGGCTCTCGATGGGGCTGGCTTTGGAGACAAGATCAAGGCCACGATACCCATTAATGCTGATGTCTATGAATCCCGCTCAAATATACCATCTGAAGGTAATTTTCGCAAGGATATTCATGATCTTATGGTCCAAATAGTGCGTTTCCTGCATGAAAACAAGGCTCCCTTTATGGTCAACATATATCCATTCCTTAGTCTTTATCAAAACTCCAAATTCCCCCTGGATTTTGCTTTCTTTGATGGCGGCTCCCAGCCAATCCAAGACAAAAATCTCCAATACACGAACGTGTTTGATGCAAACTTTGATACACTCGTTTGGACGCTAAAAAAGAATGGCGTTGAGGACTTGGAAATCATTGTCGGGGAAGTTGGATGGCCTACTGATGGGGACAAAAATGCCAGCCCAAAGCTGGCAAAAAGGTTCTATGATGGTCTGTTAAAGAAATTGGCCAACAAAAAGGGAACCCCGCTTCGGCCAGAGCCATTACAAGTGTATCTCTTCGGCCTTTTCGACGAGGACATGAAGAGCATCGCACCGGGGGGCTTTGAGCGCCACTGGGGAATTTTTCGATACGACGGACAACCCAAGTTTGAGATTGATTTCACTGGACAAGGTAAGGACAAGATACCGATAGGTGCCCTTGGAGTACTATACTTGGACCGTCAATGGTGCGTGTTGAAAAAGGATAGTGTTAAGAAAATGTCAGAGGTAGGAGCTGAAGTTGATTATGCATGCGCCAACTCCGACTGTACCAGCTTGACATACGGCTCCTCGTGCAACAATTTGGACATGCAAGGGAACATATCATATGCTTTTAATATGTACTACCAAATGCAAGACCAAAGCGTTGAGGCATGCAAATTCAATGGCTTAGCTGAGATCGTACAGCAAAATGCCTCTCAAGGAAATTGCCTGTTCCCGATTCAAATTCAGAGCGCCGGAGAGAGGACCCGCTTGTCATATGGAGCAAGTATTTTGGTTGGTTTGTTGTTGATCTTGTTTTCATTGGTATTGTGA